From Leishmania major strain Friedlin complete genome, chromosome 8:
TCTACTGCACCGGCGGCTGGCGGTGGAGCTGGTTGGAATGGCTGTGCTGGCGTTGCCGCATTCACTACTGGGCAGTGGTCGACAAGAAgatgcgctggcgccgcagaCGGCCTTCTgcgctgagctgctgctgcgtagtggcagcggtgcggctggcGGGCAGAGACCCCCGCCTATTGTCCTCGTCTCGGATGCGCCGGCGCTCATGCAGAGTCTTGTACAACGGCATCACTTGGGGGCGGAGCGGTTTGTGCAGCAGATGCACGTTGGCGACGTTCAGCTGTTCCCGCGATTTCGCCTGGAGCTTGTGCGGCACTTTGAGGAGCTCAGTCACACTCCGCGGCGTTCACTGACTGTGGACCGTGTTGTGGCTCCCGTATCGGCGAGCGTCTTGGCCCTGGACGACCTCCTCGCGAAGATTGTGTTGGAGACGCTGCATGAGCTGCAGCGAttggagcagcagcttcacaTGCAGAacagcgccagcggtggcgaccgcgccgctggggccTCGGCTGCGGGGGGttcacacccacacacatgGCCCTTTCCGGCTcggtgtgctgccgctgcggcagaagCTGACGAGGATACCGGCGCGCTCCGCTTCCTACCGCGCTCCAGGCTCACGGCAAGTACCGTAAACGGCCATTTCGACTACAGCGGCTACCCGCGCAGCAACACGGCCAGAGGCACCGGTGCTCCGTCGTACATCCGCCACGGCTGGCGtgcagcgacgcagcgcgACGCCAAGGGCATTCTCTTTAGCGGCATCAGCGAGACGGCGGCTCTCTCGGTGAACGTCTCCGACCTCGACGGCGATCTccgcgcggtggtgcgctgccACGAATCTCACTGGCCATACCGCCTCCTCACGGAAAGTCTGATCGACGTGCGGCGATtgcgccgtgctgcgcgtgGAACGGCGTACACATTTCTTCTCGAGTTGGAGTCCGTGCTGGAGCGTCgactgccgcggcgcagcgtctACGGCACCGGCACAACGCCACCTGCCGCGCTGTGGACTCTCTCTTCTCACTTCCACGACGTTGTCACGGTCGCAACCCACCGCATCGGGACCGTGGTGTACaagcgcagcgctgcctccgtCGCGCTCTCTGCTCCAACGGAAGGTGCCGCGACGCGCCCTGCGAGCTCTGCTGAGGATGgggtcgtggtggtggacagcagcagcgacagcgaggaggagcgcgaggGGCTACAGGATGTTGTCTCGatctctgccgctgccgcgccgcccggTCAGGTGGCGACCTCGGCGGGCGGGACAATGGTGCCTCAGCTCATACCCAATGCGGAGGAGTACGAAACAGatgtggaggtggtggtgcggctggTGGTGAGCTGGTGTCGCACAGTGTTGCGTCGTGCCGCACGCAAAAGCAACGCCGCGACGGATGCGTCAGCGGATCGACCTACCCTCCTACTTCTTACTCTCGGCACCAACGCCGTCGCACGCTACACGGAGCGCCTCACAAACTCGCTGGAGGCTTACCAGCAACTGCAGCTTCGGCGGTTCATGCGGGTGTACCAGTTCAAGTACGGCGTGGAGTTGACCGAGCTCGTCGAGGCCCATTCGGCagaggctgcggcgtcgaAGCTGGCTACAGAGCTCTTCACCAGCGCAGAGGACGTCGATGACGCCTCCAGCGACGCAGAGGGAGACGTGGCGACGGACGAGGACAGCGGCACTGATAGCCGCAGGGATTCaagtgccgctgcctccctgAGGCGCCATGTGTCGAGTCGGGGCGaccgcgccacggccgccacacGGCGCGATGCAAGTCCATTGTACGCCGATGGAGTCGGTGGCAGCCAGGGGGTGATGATGAACACCGGCGCAGGCGCCTTTCACGACGCCCTCCTCTCACAGCTGCCACCGCTCATCGCCACAAACGGCGAGAGGGCAGACGTGAGGTGCGACAGTGAGCCTCGACCTGCACCACCGGCTCCTCttgccacgccgctgctcatGCTGGAGAGGGTCAGGGAGGGGGTTGTGACGCTCTGCCCCGATTGCCGTGACGCCAACGGAaacggcagcgccaccg
This genomic window contains:
- a CDS encoding putative DNA repair protein, translating into MSVEENVTSAVADTFRTCSEFIGAVSAREMPDNPSVQLCILSIGFDVESVIAQLLHQRMARNKPHRRVYCVVVPGRLLPGVMTRFASAIEHHLALRHAGETLPRQADASAAAASRPAPPIPVVAVEEGTGAKERCAVFQRGTVVVLTSRSLCADLLHRRLAVELVGMAVLALPHSLLGSGRQEDALAPQTAFCAELLLRSGSGAAGGQRPPPIVLVSDAPALMQSLVQRHHLGAERFVQQMHVGDVQLFPRFRLELVRHFEELSHTPRRSLTVDRVVAPVSASVLALDDLLAKIVLETLHELQRLEQQLHMQNSASGGDRAAGASAAGGSHPHTWPFPARCAAAAAEADEDTGALRFLPRSRLTASTVNGHFDYSGYPRSNTARGTGAPSYIRHGWRAATQRDAKGILFSGISETAALSVNVSDLDGDLRAVVRCHESHWPYRLLTESLIDVRRLRRAARGTAYTFLLELESVLERRLPRRSVYGTGTTPPAALWTLSSHFHDVVTVATHRIGTVVYKRSAASVALSAPTEGAATRPASSAEDGVVVVDSSSDSEEEREGLQDVVSISAAAAPPGQVATSAGGTMVPQLIPNAEEYETDVEVVVRLVVSWCRTVLRRAARKSNAATDASADRPTLLLLTLGTNAVARYTERLTNSLEAYQQLQLRRFMRVYQFKYGVELTELVEAHSAEAAASKLATELFTSAEDVDDASSDAEGDVATDEDSGTDSRRDSSAAASLRRHVSSRGDRATAATRRDASPLYADGVGGSQGVMMNTGAGAFHDALLSQLPPLIATNGERADVRCDSEPRPAPPAPLATPLLMLERVREGVVTLCPDCRDANGNGSATATAPFERMPRVLVFDASAMSATEMTMLLDGSHAALQLDAPSTAAPLMSGAPTNGAQGTDSVRACLRVERVVLARQELVLLRQLEMAQDELPAVRLATIKVQLVTTSLAELDFKKAVEAEQQAFQSLAHTKATLTGTLLVDQTSLRQTEEALESGTQVGRSRPGSRKGTAVGRLAGTLLYAPALPPPALPRIVFDEREFRSSLPYHLYRRGMELIPLTLTTADYVLSPEYAVERKSAQDYFQSVMSGRIQRQLAALARKYAHPLCLIEFHRGIPFRLMQSGVYAKTAALMAAYPRVRLVWARSPAHAAGMLVLLKKSVAVANVDPADPLLTGTSIDPGSAADVGGAAVTAAERETAHYAARVLSKFPGITHQNAPRVMQLCGSLIGLATISQASLVAVMGEEDAARLYNFLHSPFH